GTATGTGATGGGAGATGTTTTCGAAATATGCCTCCAAGGAAACGACACACTGAGTCTTCTGTTGACGTTTtgataatgaataaaatgttctatttaatTAGCTTTTGACAATAGATCTAAAAAAATGTAGATCATCAAATTGGAATTGCAGGTTGGAcatgtttcccttttctgttgCAGACCTCCCCATGGAGGAGCAGCTGCGGCGCCTGCAGGAGGAGCGAACCTGCAAGGTGTGTATGGATAAAGAGGTCAACATCGTGTTCATCCCGTGTGGACACCTGGTGGTGTGCAAAGAATGTGCGCCATCACTGAGAAAGTGTCCCATCTGCAGAGGCCTGGTGAAAGGAACGGTCCGAACCTTCCTCTCATaaccagggggggggggtggggcaGCGAGGCCGGTCGTTCAGTCTGACAATGCGACTGAATGTTAGCAATATAATAGAACTGTTTGTACAATTGATATAATCCAAGACTACCGGCAGTTGTAATAACCATTAGAAAGCTCTGGGTGATGTGTTTGAACTATACTATTGATGGGAATTCTATTCATTTTATCTGTTAGAAAAGCTGACATAACAAACTTGAATTATTAATTGTTAAGGGACACAAGATTGTATTAAACTTAACTTCTTTGAGATTGTATAACCACAGCTGTGCATTTAATGTAAAAAGTTTTGAATCTTCTTCGTAATGGTCTGAACAATCATTATCAGCGCTCACTGACTAAAGAGTTATGGGGTTTACTTCTAAAACCCAAATCACAACATTTATCACTTATAAACTGATTGAACTGACTTTTATGAATAACTGTATAAGCCACATCTAAAGTAGCAGCTTCTGTGATGGATATATACTAGCCTCTTTTCCCAGGGTCCTTAATGACACCTTGTGGTGATAGTCTGTGGACGAACATTTAATAAACCTGGTAACATGAACTCCATATCTACCAATAAGCAGGCAGTTATACTTGGTACTGTAAATGACAGCATATATTGTTATAATGTAATGTGGCATGAAAAGTAAGAACTGATCGTGCTCCATTACCCAGAAAAAAGGCAGCAATAAACTTCACATTGGAAATCGTGCTATggaaattcaataaataaaacttaGTGTTAAAAAGGTCTGCagtattttttaatgttctgcCATGTGTCATGGTTTGAGATGTACGTTTCAAAAACTCCTTACAGGCTCAACACAGCCCACATGTTTGTAGACAACTCAAAAATACAAGGAGACTGAATCAGTTGTagtttatacaaatatttatttttccacaagTCTTTCCAGCCACAGTTTAGATGATGCCAATCTGTAGAGAAAAGAAAGACCTTATTACACAATGTCCACTGACAGATTAAATACATCTGAACCTGCACGCTGGCATCAGTGGTTCCTTTGAATGCATCATTAACATTCAGACGTGATAAAAGTTTACATCACTTGCACAGGTTTGACAACTTATAAAAGCAAATACAGCCACCAGGCTGAACATAACATCCACGTTGAAGGGTGAACTCACCTTGTTTGCAACATCCAACGCATCATAATCTGGTGCGAGACGAACGTACGCCTTCTTCTCACCATCAGGCCTGATCAcatgtaagaaaaaaacagacgtTAGAAGAATAACCTCAGGAAGGTGGCATATGTTTAAATTGACAGTGGGGCCTGTGTAGACATTAAAAACAAGACTGTTTTAGCTTGAATTATGAAGTTAGTGCAATCATTCCAGTAATGTAGAGTCCAACAAGATAAGAATCAAGTGTTCAGCTCAGCCTGGTGAAGACGTCTTACCTGATGAGAGTGTTGACTTTGGCGACGTCGATGTCGTACAGCTTCTTGACTGCGTGTTTAATCTGGTGTTTGTTTGCCTTGACATCTACAATGAACACAAGTGTGTTGTTGTCCTCAATTTTCTTCATGGCGGACTCTGTTGTCAAGGGGAACTTGATGATGGCATAGTGATCCAGCCTGTAGAGgaaaacatattaatatatgCAGTATATGCATGCCTTTGCTTGTAAAGGTTTGGTTAAGTGCATCAGTGGTTTGTGAAGCTGGAATCATGCTTTTTCATACTTTGATCGCTTTTACCATCAATTGCACCAGGTGTAATCCCTGCATTTCTCATCAGCATGCAGACACTGTCACTCACTTGTTTCTGCGAGGAGCACTCTTGCGGGGATACTTGGGCTGCCTGCGCAGGCGAAGGGTTTTGGGGCGACGGAAGGTGGGAGAAGTCCtgatcttcttcttcctctggcTGTGTACACCCTTAAGCACAGCCTTTTTGGCCTTCAGGGCCTTTGACTTGGCCTCAGTCTTGACAGGGACAGCTTAAatggagagaaaacatttattagACTCATGTTAGTGTTCTCCAGTTTGTAATTAACTTAGTTTTGGAAAAGTTTCCATAAACAGTAAAGCCTTCTCCATTTCATactttgtatatatatatatatatataagtcaAATCTGCTGGCCTCGATCATGAGTCCTTATATTATGTTTAAAGCATGAATCATTTGCCATTATCAAATTTCTGAATTCAGCTACAAAAAGGACAATACAAACAATGCAGATCTCTACTAATTATCACATGGCATGGGAATGTTACGTTACACTGAAACTTAACGCCATAACCCCTCCGGATTTCCCCCCGTTACAGAACCATTATTATCCAAATGAATAAACTCATAGTTTTGAACACATTTGATGTTCTTAAATATTATACACTAAAGTGGCTTAAACTGCTATCACGTGTAGCTAGTGAAACATGTCAGACAACGCTGAGGTGCAGCAAGTGCTAACATCAAGAAAACAGCTAACCCACCAACACATTACATCTAATACAGTGAGTATTATCAAGACTCGTTAACGTTTACTTAATACATGTCGATTTAAGATTGTAGGATCAAATCAAGACAGAACAACAGCTGTAAACGGTCAACGTTTTTGATAAGTAGCGTCAACCCTctcatgctaacattagcttagcatcacGTTTTAGGATACATGCCGGTGAGGCTGTTTTCTAACATATTTAAACACTCGACAGCAACATCCTGAGATTAACTAAACCTCTTTCAATTCGTGTTTTCATTTCGGGGATATCTATTGAAACGATTTTGCTATAAAATGTGTTAACTTCGCGGattattcattaaaaaccaTTAGATTGACGAACCTTCCTTCTTCACCTTCGGTGCCATGTTGAGAAAAGGAAGGCTGATCGGGGTTTCCTGCAGTATATTGCATGGGCGAGATCTCAATACGGATGTATCGCGATATTTAGATGACTCGTTTTGCGTGGTGTGTAAACCATGGGGTTAATATTTACTTGATCcattttctttgctttgctTATGCCGTAGAAAAGATTGGAATTgctttgaatatatatttttcaggaaCTGATTAAATATAACGCTACATTAGCTGAAGCAAATACTGTTACCAGTTAGCTCTCTTCAGTTCAAATTATAACAACGTTATTTGTGTATCCTTTAAAAGATTGAACAAGTGCAGCAACTAATtacttgattttctttttttagtatTCATTTAGTTCTATACATTTGAGcaaattggtaaaaaaaaattaaaaagtcaGTGTTTGCCAAAGTCCAAAATATCAAATGTCTTGATAACTTTCAGagaagcaaaaaaagaaaatattcaaattgaGGAAACTGGAATCAGAATTAGTGATTCAACTGATGAATTGATTATAAGATAGTGGCCATTTATCTTAAGGTTAGCTAAAAACATGGACTCATTGATTTGTATTTACAACTCTAGTTGAACCATCATAAGCTTCTAAACAACTATGATTATATTGCTGTATTATAACAAAGAGCATAAATGTTAGTCGTTTAAAATTGGGTCCTGCGACTGACACTAGGTTCCGAAAACTTGTGTTGCACTAGATGAGTTAAAGCTTCCGTTTTGCAATGAGAAATAAGCAAAAACCATAAAACAAATTGTATCCCTTCGTGCATTTTCTTAATACCTACAACATATATGCTGTATGGAAAAGGTGTCCATATAACAgcataataaaaacaatcataaaatAGAAGTGatcagcttttctttttcagtcaCAAACTGTGGGTAACATGTAtccacaacacaaaaaaaacacgttcatatttacataaacttttattttatactctCATAATACAAAGCATAAGTGTGAGCAGTAAATCAGACAGCAAgacagcatttatttaaaaaagaatccaCATCCATCTTCATTTCAGTCTGCTTGTTCCACGATCCCCTAATCCTCCTGAGGCTTATTCTTCTTCCCCTTTTTCCTTGTGGACAgagtagaaaaaaagaatatgtcatcaatcaatcaatcatatTTTTGTAGCAAACAATCAGATAGAAAGTTAGCTGTAAAGGCATAAAACAGATCTAATTAGACAGGGATACTTTATCAACATTGGTGCTGGTTGAGAGTATccttttgtacatttaatataaaagaaaGTCCCACTCCACACATACTCAAACCTCACTTACTTTTTTAACCTGGCTCCAGATGAATTGGATCCGATCTTCTGAGACTCCTCCTTCGGCTTCTcacctcccccttttttctgtgtcttctttcctctcttcagcTCCTTGCCTTTTGCCTTCTTTTCCCCTTTCGGCTGCTTCGCTGCTGTCTGAGgtacattttctctttcctgctcTCCACCTGCTGCCTGCTTCTCTCCTTTCTGTCCTTTATTTGGTGCTTGGCCTTTCTTCTTAATTAAGAATCGAGGAGTTGTGCAGATGGTGCTTCTCTTGGGAGGTCTCTGCTCAAGTCTCCGCTTCACTTTGCTAAACAGACAAATGCAGAGGCACCATTACAATCACATTACCAAACCTTCGgttaagttaaaaaataaaagagcgGAACGGTCTTGAAATGCATCAGTCTTCGTCTCTCTTACCTGTGAATCTTCTTGATACCAATCATGTAGTCGGGTACTGGACAGCCAGCTTGTTTAATGACATTAGCGATGCTGTTAAAAGAGAGGCAAAGagaaacattcagaaaaatgtgtaaattgaCTTTTTTGCTTTAAGCTACTTGGCCAATATTGAGAGGAggctaaacacatttttcagggTCACACACTAAAAGCAGCTGTTCGTGTTTTTCTGCAGAGGCAGTGGGTTCCACGTACCTGCGGAGCAGTGGTTTGTCATTTTCTGTGAAGAAGGTGATGGCCTTTCCCTGATGTCCAGCTCTACCAGTACGACCTGAGGAACAGCAAAAATGATAACACTGTTAGCATGAATCGAGCAATTATATGAATTCATAGCAGtggtataataaataaaacacaactatGAGGAATTCCTTTGTACAATTAATTATGACTTCCGTGTTTGAGCGTCAAACATTACACAAACTAACTGACAGTAGTGTTGCCATGACTGCTTAGCACCGGggagaaaaatacatacaagaaGACAAAATAAGATCAGTGCTGCAAATTACAATGTACAATATGGTTGTCAGAATCCTAAATAACATAACATATGCCCAGCACAAGATGCCAGAGTCCGCCCAACTTAGTTTAAACctaaaagttattttatgtacaatataaaaaacatgtttttgaattttATGAATCGGAAACGATCAAATCTTGgtcttttttacaaaataaataatgtttaatcgTCATCAAGATAATCACCGTTTGATTTTGTATCTACAAAGTTATCAGTATATGGTCttaaccttttaaaatgatttgtaaaacataaaaactaaCCAATCCTGTGGATGTATTCCACAGAGCTGGTGGGGAAGTCGTAGTTCAGCACGAGGTTGACTCCTTTGAAATCGATTCCTCTGGCGAGCAGAGCCGTGCAGATCAACACCCAAATCTTACCGGACCGGAAACTGTTCACTACGTTGTCCCTCTGAAACAAAAAAGCCACACAGAAAGACAGTTGCCCTTCATTGACATAGAAAGGACCAATGACACAGattatttagtgtgtgtgtgtgtgtgtgtgtgtgtacctgctgctgTGTGCGGTCTGCGTGAATCACGTCCACGTTAATACCTTCATACACCAACTCATGGAAAAGCTCCCGTGCTCGATCGATAGACTGCACGAACACCAGCATGGGAGGCAGGAAACCCTAAAAATGGCAAGGAGGACATTTCAACTTAAATTGTCGAGAAAAACAGCTTTCATTGATTAAATAAACCAAACCAACTAGATTATTTTCAATATAAAAAGTAACCTCTCTGTAGTGTCCGTACCTTTTTGATGATATCCCTCATGGCCACCAGTTTTCCGTTCTCTGTCCCAACAAACAGCAGCTTCTGTTCCACCGACTCCACCGCAGCATTTCTGAGAAATGTATTATCTAATGTAAGATTCTGTAAAATCAACAGTCAAATTAAATCGTTCTACTTGTGGATTCTCACCTGTGTCCAATGTTGACAGACACCAGGTTGTCGAGGTTCAGACGGCACCACTGCTCAACATCTGATGTGCAGGTGGCACTGAAGAAAGCCCGGCGCACCTTTGAACCTGAACAGGCAAGGAAGACAGCGGCGAGCTGCTCCCTGAAGCCCGTCTTACCGCCCTCAAACAGCTTATCGGACTCATCAACAATCAGCCACTCCACACTGAACataaacaaaagacaacaatCAAACTTGATGTTTTTGCAGAATTAAAAAGCTgtaaaagttcatttatttgtttgttagcaGAAACAGATCTTCTTACAAACTGAGAGGTAGTTAACCATAGTTTATACATGGAGAAAACTGGAGCTGCAACCCTTGACAGGGTTGATTCTTAAACACCTGAACTCCTTTACTGCAGCAACATCCATGCAAACATGAGCTGTCTTTGTAATGATGATTGTAACAAAAAGAATATATGCTTGGTCGTTCTCATAGGACATTTTTCGACTCATCTGCAAGCCAAAGACCGCAAGCTAGTAAACATGGATGTTAATGTATGCTATAAAGTAGTTGATTTCTAAGTAATAAAATGCAATCTACAGGTGTGTTAGATCTCAAGGATTCACAGGAGTCTTAGTGAGTTGTAATGAATGCAAACACAATTTTTGAGAGCAACACATGTTCTTACCGGCTGAGGTCGATAGCCGGAGGATCCTGATTGAGAAGGAAGACCAGTCTGTTTGGAGTACTGACAAGTATATCTGCACGGAAAGGTAAGGGGGGAAACAGTGATGGGAGGCGATTCACATTTCTCAATTTAAATCTGTctgtcaaaacattttcatttcttaccGTATTTTTTGTTTGACTGTGGTCCGTATTTCTTGGCTGCCAGAGAGGCTTTGTCTATTATGTGAACTCTAAATCCTACTCCCTCTGACAGGCGGAGCAGCTCTCTGTAGGTCTAAACACAAGACAACCAAATTGACTGAAAATGCATGCAAATATATCTGGTGtgattcaaaaacaaatcaaactaaTGAGCAGCTGAGACACCCACTGTATTCACTAGGTATTAAAACCTGGAAGCTAATAAATATGCTGTTTATTATTagagaattaaaacaaaactacaaaaaaaaagcacagcagggaaaaACATCCAGAATTATAATTACAGAAATCGCTCTTTATTGTAAAGTATGTGCTAAAGGAGGTCGCTAAATAGTAAAAACAGTGCCAGAACAATGATCTTGATGGCTAATATACGGTACAAATGCCAAAAGCTGAACGGACAGCTTTGCTATGTAGGAGGAAACTGGACTGGGGCATAAAAGCAAAcagaccagtgtgtgtgttgtgtgtgtacctggttgGCCAGTTCTCTGGTCGGGGAGATGACCACAGCTCTAAAGCCCAGGTTGGTGGGCTGCTGTAGGTGGGCGAGCAACGGGAGACAGAAAGCCAAAGTCTTTCCGGATCCTGTGGGAGCGCATGCCAGGAGCTCTCGACTCTGACAGAGAAACCAGACGCACATTAGTCCTCACataaccaaccaaccaaccaaccaaccaaccactgaacgcgagtgtgtgtgtgtgtctggcacTCACATGCATCATGAGCGGTATAGCTTGCATCTGCACCGGCGTCGGGGAGCTCAGCCCAGCGTCTTTGAGGTTCTGAATCACACGCGGGTTGAGACGATACTCGGACTGCAGCTCCTCAAACGTGCACACAGGGTCCGGTACGTCGCAGCCGTGCACATTTATACGGTGTTGAGAGCGAATAAGATtcacctaaaacaaataatgGCTAAATGAATGCACAcagtataagaaaaaaaagattttaaaagtcTAATCATAATTTCTGCGGTTTTGCGGACCTTTTCCTGATGAAGATGCTTCAGCCTCTTCAGCGAAGATTTCTCCTTCCCTTCAGTCGGCAGGTTTTGAATTTTTCTGTCCAATGAGGACGTCCAAGTGATGCCGCTTCCCTCTGTGTCTTTCAGCGCTCTGCCACCAACTACAGTCAGGAAGAAGACAGGAAACAGCAGTGAGTCTCTGACGTcaagttcattttaaatatcacaTACCACTGCTGTGATGtgaaatattaattaataaacaCATAGTGATTTGGGATGTGGCGACACGGATAAAAATCACTGTATAAGTCAATTTGTAatacatcaaaatatatttgaaagtaaatgtatttccttaaattaaattaagaaaCTGTATACGGATAAGTTGGAAGGATAGATCACAGAGATGTTGTTTCCTATAAATGGCTTACCATGTACACGTTATTAATAACACCATAAGTAAAAAACTTAATTGATGTTACTTTTTCAGCAGTCCCATGCTGACACAATTCTGCATTTCCTCTGTTCTACCATATCAACTGTCTGTCActtgcaatatatatatacgaTAATGATATTTCACAACTACAGTCAGCTGCTCATTCCTAATCTGATCAGAAGCAACAAACATCATTTACCTGCCATCTGGTcgcttttcatctttttctttttggtccTCACGTCTTTCTCTTGAtccctttgttttcttttacctcCTGCCCCAGAATCTCCGCTTTCACTCCCCTCCACAGACTCttctccatcatcatcatcatcatcatcatcat
This Eleginops maclovinus isolate JMC-PN-2008 ecotype Puerto Natales chromosome 11, JC_Emac_rtc_rv5, whole genome shotgun sequence DNA region includes the following protein-coding sequences:
- the rpl23a gene encoding 60S ribosomal protein L23a, giving the protein MAPKVKKEAVPVKTEAKSKALKAKKAVLKGVHSQRKKKIRTSPTFRRPKTLRLRRQPKYPRKSAPRRNKLDHYAIIKFPLTTESAMKKIEDNNTLVFIVDVKANKHQIKHAVKKLYDIDVAKVNTLIRPDGEKKAYVRLAPDYDALDVANKIGII
- the ddx52 gene encoding probable ATP-dependent RNA helicase DDX52, whose amino-acid sequence is MRTEPHAAVEMDSFELFRKLGAGAKFDLKRFGQDAARFKSARSHGGEASIDALSAIDYFGTGKTNGSKSRTVVVTEDDDDDDDDDDGEESVEGSESGDSGAGGKRKQRDQEKDVRTKKKKMKSDQMAVGGRALKDTEGSGITWTSSLDRKIQNLPTEGKEKSSLKRLKHLHQEKVNLIRSQHRINVHGCDVPDPVCTFEELQSEYRLNPRVIQNLKDAGLSSPTPVQMQAIPLMMHSRELLACAPTGSGKTLAFCLPLLAHLQQPTNLGFRAVVISPTRELANQTYRELLRLSEGVGFRVHIIDKASLAAKKYGPQSNKKYDILVSTPNRLVFLLNQDPPAIDLSRVEWLIVDESDKLFEGGKTGFREQLAAVFLACSGSKVRRAFFSATCTSDVEQWCRLNLDNLVSVNIGHRNAAVESVEQKLLFVGTENGKLVAMRDIIKKGFLPPMLVFVQSIDRARELFHELVYEGINVDVIHADRTQQQRDNVVNSFRSGKIWVLICTALLARGIDFKGVNLVLNYDFPTSSVEYIHRIGRTGRAGHQGKAITFFTENDKPLLRSIANVIKQAGCPVPDYMIGIKKIHSKVKRRLEQRPPKRSTICTTPRFLIKKKGQAPNKGQKGEKQAAGGEQERENVPQTAAKQPKGEKKAKGKELKRGKKTQKKGGGEKPKEESQKIGSNSSGARLKKKKGKKNKPQED